In one window of Victivallis lenta DNA:
- a CDS encoding LexA family protein — MPLQTLFRNAILRIEEIWKNKRTMHQKKTAKQTECGNPPLMATPVVAGFPSPAEQYIESPLDLNELLVHRPAATFFVRAAGDSMTGAGIRPGDILVVDRSLEARDGSIVIACVDNEFTVKFLRSDGERWYLQPANRKYKPITFSEGMELRIFGVVTAVIHQFVKLSNGKGT; from the coding sequence ATGCCCTTGCAAACCCTGTTTCGCAATGCTATCTTACGCATAGAAGAGATCTGGAAAAATAAACGCACAATGCATCAGAAGAAAACAGCGAAACAAACGGAATGCGGCAACCCGCCCCTGATGGCAACACCTGTCGTGGCGGGATTTCCTTCACCGGCGGAGCAGTATATCGAGTCGCCGCTGGATTTGAACGAACTGCTGGTTCACCGGCCTGCCGCGACCTTTTTTGTCCGCGCCGCGGGCGACTCCATGACGGGAGCGGGAATCCGCCCGGGAGATATCCTTGTCGTTGACCGCAGCCTCGAAGCGCGCGACGGTTCCATCGTGATCGCCTGCGTGGATAATGAATTCACGGTGAAATTCCTCCGTTCGGACGGGGAACGCTGGTATCTCCAGCCCGCCAACCGGAAATATAAACCCATCACGTTTTCCGAAGGAATGGAGCTCCGGATTTTCGGCGTGGTGACAGCGGTTATTCATCAGTTCGTCAAACTCTCAAACGGGAAAGGAACATAA
- a CDS encoding Y-family DNA polymerase: MIGLVDGNNFYVSCERIFDPSLEGKAVAVLSNNDGCVISRSQECKALGIPMGTPFFQLKPRLEQSGLILKSSNYELYGDISRRVIATLGEFAPEVEQYSIDEAFIHVNPPSGTDMFEYGTRIRRAVLKWVGIPCGIGFATSKTLAKIANHIGKKLPSGVFVMPDEPRPVLETLPVGEVWGVGRRLAPKLAALGLQTAWQLAAADEGFLRRKFNVTLAKTALELRGQPLFEQEDPEELSKSISCSRSFGHPVVELADLAEAVANYTARTAEKLRREKQLASGANVYFQYYPEYTPVALPGGFHATTITFETPTSSTSEMLQAIRPKLNGIFQEGRRYKKAGVLFFGLESAENRQMDLFADHRKAEKQDRLSEAVDEINRRFGRGSLFHLAEGIKRPWTMKREMLTPSYTTDWNQLPEVK, encoded by the coding sequence ATGATCGGGCTGGTGGACGGCAACAACTTCTATGTGTCGTGTGAACGGATCTTTGATCCTTCGCTCGAGGGGAAGGCTGTTGCTGTCCTCTCCAACAACGACGGCTGCGTGATCAGCCGGTCGCAGGAGTGCAAGGCTCTCGGGATCCCCATGGGAACGCCGTTCTTTCAACTGAAGCCGCGTCTGGAACAATCCGGCTTGATCCTGAAGTCCAGCAACTATGAACTTTACGGCGACATTTCCCGACGGGTGATCGCCACGCTTGGAGAGTTCGCGCCGGAAGTGGAGCAGTATTCGATCGATGAAGCCTTCATCCATGTGAATCCGCCCTCCGGCACGGACATGTTTGAATACGGAACACGAATCCGCCGGGCGGTTTTGAAATGGGTCGGCATTCCCTGCGGAATCGGTTTCGCGACGAGCAAGACGCTGGCAAAGATCGCGAACCATATCGGCAAAAAGCTCCCTTCCGGTGTTTTCGTCATGCCGGATGAGCCGCGGCCGGTGCTGGAAACGCTGCCGGTCGGGGAAGTCTGGGGCGTAGGACGCCGTCTTGCGCCGAAACTTGCCGCCCTCGGGTTACAGACCGCGTGGCAGCTTGCAGCGGCGGACGAGGGGTTTCTGCGGCGAAAATTCAACGTGACACTGGCGAAGACTGCCCTTGAGCTTCGGGGACAACCTCTTTTCGAACAGGAGGATCCGGAGGAACTCTCGAAAAGCATCAGCTGCTCCCGTTCGTTCGGGCATCCGGTCGTTGAGCTTGCGGATCTGGCCGAAGCCGTGGCGAACTACACCGCGCGGACGGCAGAAAAACTCCGCAGGGAAAAACAACTCGCGTCCGGGGCCAACGTTTATTTCCAGTATTACCCGGAATATACCCCCGTCGCACTGCCGGGAGGGTTTCATGCGACCACCATCACCTTTGAGACGCCGACTTCCAGCACTTCGGAGATGCTTCAGGCGATTCGTCCGAAGCTGAACGGGATTTTTCAGGAGGGCCGTCGTTACAAAAAGGCGGGCGTGCTCTTCTTCGGTCTGGAATCCGCCGAAAATCGCCAGATGGATCTCTTTGCGGATCATAGAAAAGCGGAAAAACAGGATCGCTTATCGGAGGCGGTGGATGAAATCAACCGGCGTTTCGGCCGGGGAAGTCTGTTCCATCTTGCGGAAGGGATCAAGAGGCCCTGGACGATGAAGCGCGAGATGCTGACCCCGTCTTACACCACCGACTGGAATCAGCTCCCGGAAGTGAAATAA
- a CDS encoding flavin reductase family protein yields MRKNFGAQTWLYPMPVLIVGTYDENGSPDAMNAAWGGIHDTNQIGVCIDPSHKTAKNLLAKKAFTVSIGDAAHVVECDFVGLVSGNKEPDKMAKSGLHTHKSEFVDAPMIDELPMTLECRLVSYDPATGCTVGEIVNVSADERILDADGKIDPKKFEPITFDPVHHLYRKLGPVVGTAFQDGKKLI; encoded by the coding sequence ATGCGGAAAAATTTCGGAGCACAGACATGGCTTTATCCGATGCCGGTTCTGATTGTCGGAACCTATGACGAGAACGGTTCTCCCGACGCGATGAATGCCGCCTGGGGCGGGATTCATGACACGAATCAGATCGGCGTCTGCATTGACCCAAGCCACAAGACGGCGAAGAATCTGCTGGCGAAAAAGGCGTTCACCGTCAGTATCGGCGACGCGGCCCATGTGGTCGAGTGCGACTTCGTGGGACTCGTTTCCGGGAACAAAGAACCGGACAAAATGGCGAAATCCGGGTTGCATACTCACAAATCGGAATTTGTCGACGCCCCGATGATCGACGAACTTCCTATGACTCTGGAATGCCGCCTCGTCAGTTATGATCCGGCAACCGGCTGCACGGTCGGTGAAATCGTCAATGTCAGCGCGGACGAGCGGATTCTGGACGCCGACGGCAAAATCGATCCAAAGAAGTTCGAACCGATTACGTTCGATCCGGTTCACCATCTGTATCGGAAACTCGGCCCGGTAGTCGGAACCGCGTTCCAGGACGGCAAAAAACTGATATGA
- a CDS encoding AAA family ATPase translates to MNQGRIIVITGSPGTGKTTTASIVAKESNMDKSVHMHTDDFFHYLSKGAIPPHLPESNKQNLVVIEAFLEAAKRYARGGYDIIVDGIVGPWFLEPWRALVREDYEVHYIVLRATKEETLRRAVERSKLDRKTNLELVETMWKQFCNLGIYESNVIETTMYSIKETVFAVKEKIASGTVLLS, encoded by the coding sequence ATGAATCAAGGAAGAATTATTGTGATTACAGGTTCGCCGGGAACAGGAAAGACAACAACTGCGTCGATTGTCGCAAAAGAATCGAACATGGATAAATCTGTGCATATGCACACAGACGACTTTTTTCATTATTTAAGCAAAGGAGCAATACCGCCGCATTTACCAGAGTCCAACAAACAAAATTTAGTTGTCATTGAAGCCTTTTTAGAAGCTGCAAAGCGCTATGCCCGCGGCGGATATGATATAATTGTAGATGGAATTGTCGGGCCGTGGTTTTTAGAACCATGGAGAGCCCTTGTTCGAGAAGATTATGAAGTACACTATATTGTTTTAAGAGCCACTAAGGAAGAAACTTTGAGACGAGCTGTGGAAAGATCGAAATTAGATAGAAAAACAAATCTCGAATTAGTAGAAACAATGTGGAAGCAATTTTGTAATCTTGGGATATATGAATCGAATGTCATTGAAACAACAATGTATTCTATCAAGGAGACTGTTTTTGCTGTAAAAGAAAAAATTGCAAGTGGAACCGTATTGTTATCTTAA
- a CDS encoding nucleoside phosphorylase — MPLVKHDYPVLEYDTASKAVFQPGNEKKCFPAKAVFAFLGDEVENYAHTHDGIQIDEFESATRRYPIYECLYNQEKICLCPAPVGSAAAVQVLEYLIAGGVTKIISVGSCGVLEDIPENRFLIPVSALRDEGTSYHYLPPSREVEISKAGINAIESALSQKNIPYWEVKTWTTDGFYRETVEMVQYRKEEGCQVVEMECSALAACAKFRKVTWAMLLFSADTLADPHKYQEREWGKTSISIALELALDAVLSVVEE; from the coding sequence ATGCCATTAGTAAAGCATGACTACCCTGTTTTAGAGTACGATACCGCATCAAAAGCTGTTTTTCAGCCGGGAAATGAGAAAAAATGTTTTCCTGCAAAAGCAGTGTTTGCTTTTTTAGGAGACGAGGTTGAAAATTATGCACATACCCATGATGGAATACAGATAGATGAATTTGAAAGTGCAACAAGACGATATCCTATTTATGAATGTCTTTATAATCAGGAGAAAATATGTCTATGTCCGGCTCCTGTGGGAAGTGCTGCTGCCGTCCAAGTTTTAGAATATTTAATTGCAGGGGGTGTAACAAAGATTATTTCCGTCGGCTCCTGTGGCGTATTGGAAGACATCCCGGAAAATAGATTTTTGATACCTGTTTCTGCATTGAGAGATGAGGGAACATCTTACCATTATCTTCCTCCCTCCCGAGAAGTAGAGATTTCAAAGGCTGGTATAAATGCGATTGAATCTGCTTTAAGCCAAAAGAATATACCATATTGGGAAGTTAAAACATGGACAACAGACGGTTTTTATCGAGAAACAGTAGAAATGGTTCAGTATCGGAAAGAAGAGGGATGTCAAGTAGTAGAAATGGAATGTTCCGCATTGGCGGCGTGTGCAAAATTTAGAAAAGTTACATGGGCTATGCTGCTTTTTTCAGCCGATACTCTTGCAGACCCTCATAAATACCAAGAAAGAGAATGGGGAAAAACAAGTATATCCATAGCCTTAGAATTAGCCTTAGACGCTGTTTTATCAGTTGTTGAGGAGTAA
- the ant(9) gene encoding aminoglycoside nucleotidyltransferase ANT(9), with the protein MNINEFPQQVNQVISIAETILQGQILGIYLYGSATMNGLRPDSDIDILIITKQELSNSIRADLTKQLLKISGSVGCIEKRPLEVTIINQSDIVPLQFPPKCQYMYGEWLRGEMEAGEYPQACNDPDIMILLWQARKNSITLKGAESKELIPAIPFHEIKKAIRFSLPGLISSFKGDERNVLLTLSRMWFTLVTEEITTKDVAAKWVILKLPERFPPLLTTAKEAYLGNLSDEWETVEKEAMALVEYMKKQIEELLRTE; encoded by the coding sequence ATGAATATAAATGAATTTCCACAACAAGTAAATCAAGTTATTTCAATAGCAGAAACCATATTACAAGGTCAAATATTGGGGATATATTTATATGGTTCAGCAACAATGAATGGGCTGCGTCCAGATAGTGATATAGATATACTGATAATTACTAAACAAGAATTGAGTAATTCAATCAGAGCAGATCTAACAAAGCAATTATTGAAAATTTCTGGCTCCGTAGGCTGTATTGAAAAAAGACCTTTAGAGGTAACTATTATCAATCAATCTGATATTGTTCCGTTGCAATTTCCGCCAAAATGTCAGTATATGTATGGTGAATGGCTAAGGGGAGAGATGGAAGCAGGAGAATATCCGCAAGCCTGCAATGACCCAGATATAATGATTTTATTATGGCAAGCAAGAAAAAATAGCATAACTTTGAAGGGGGCGGAAAGCAAAGAGCTTATTCCCGCTATCCCATTTCACGAAATTAAAAAAGCAATTCGGTTTTCTTTACCTGGTTTGATTTCCAGCTTTAAGGGTGATGAAAGAAATGTGTTATTAACCTTATCACGAATGTGGTTTACTTTAGTAACAGAAGAAATCACGACAAAAGATGTTGCCGCAAAATGGGTAATTTTAAAATTGCCGGAGAGATTTCCCCCCCTGCTAACAACGGCAAAGGAAGCTTATTTGGGAAATTTGTCTGATGAATGGGAGACAGTAGAAAAGGAAGCGATGGCACTTGTAGAATATATGAAAAAACAAATTGAGGAATTACTTAGAACAGAGTAG